The following proteins are encoded in a genomic region of Candidatus Diapherotrites archaeon:
- a CDS encoding AAA family ATPase, with amino-acid sequence MNRVKTGVKGLDEIIEGGFPEGRTVLVTGGCGTGKTIMAMQFIYSGAKEFNENGVYVTLDERPDLVREDMLKFGFDLKALERDGKIHLIDGSVAKIGLPSDEEYSLPVTGFDLDKLLLEIMRSIKKNNAKRIVIDSIPALGLNFENEQEVRKAIIKLGYILQRAGATVIIISEIEDEQKLSKYGVEEFVADGVIVLHYLGVGSHSNRTLHIRKMRSTKHSEEVHPLKITETGIKIGKIGADYSKV; translated from the coding sequence TTGAACAGAGTCAAAACCGGAGTGAAAGGCCTCGATGAAATAATCGAAGGCGGTTTCCCGGAAGGAAGGACCGTGCTTGTCACTGGCGGGTGCGGAACCGGCAAGACGATAATGGCAATGCAGTTCATTTATTCCGGCGCAAAGGAATTCAATGAAAACGGGGTTTACGTCACCCTTGACGAGCGGCCGGACCTTGTCAGGGAAGACATGCTCAAGTTCGGCTTTGACCTGAAGGCGCTGGAAAGAGACGGAAAAATCCACCTCATTGACGGCAGTGTGGCGAAAATCGGCCTGCCATCTGACGAGGAATATTCACTGCCGGTGACGGGGTTCGACCTGGACAAGCTGCTTCTGGAAATAATGCGGTCAATCAAAAAAAACAACGCAAAACGCATTGTCATTGATTCGATCCCGGCGCTGGGCCTCAACTTTGAAAACGAGCAGGAAGTCCGGAAGGCAATCATAAAGCTCGGGTACATTCTGCAGCGCGCCGGCGCGACAGTCATAATAATATCGGAAATAGAGGATGAGCAGAAGCTGAGCAAGTACGGCGTCGAGGAGTTTGTCGCGGACGGCGTGATAGTGCTGCATTACCTTGGCGTGGGAAGCCACAGCAACCGCACGCTGCACATAAGAAAAATGCGCTCCACAAAGCACTCCGAAGAAGTGCACCCGCTCAAAATAACCGAAACGGGGATAAAAATCGGAAAAATAGGCGCCGACTACTCCAAAGT